The Aphis gossypii isolate Hap1 chromosome 3, ASM2018417v2, whole genome shotgun sequence genome includes a region encoding these proteins:
- the LOC114130757 gene encoding dynein axonemal heavy chain 3-like isoform X6, which yields MVATSEQFDHLWHIAYDFQNYYETWFNGPFHDLNAREIKDIVDNMWKNLYKLARTLQDYPGSKRVAEIVRGQVDDFKKYLPVLDTICNPGIHERHWVEISKSVGVDLHPDDSSTLSQMVDIGLLNYSEKLEEIGVIASREYSLEQNLKKMKEEWLTIEFECSPYRESGISILTALDDIQVMLDDHILKAQTMHGSVYIKPFEEEMDTWEKKLILMQEILELWISVQGIWMYLGPIFSSEDINRQMPEEARNFRTVDAIWRHIMISTVKNPKVLEATNYPNMLQLLKNCSFMFEQIQKGLNEYLEKKRLFFPRFFFLSNDELLEILSETKNPLRVQPHLKKCFEGIAKLNFTERVEIVGMISADGEVVAFSGIIYPAEAKGLVEKWLIQVETLMMQSINKIINNAVKKYANTARDKWVLQWPGMVVLCAATINWTAEVETAVEKKSLPAYLQKSNEQIDKLVSLVRGTLSKGERATVCALIVIDVHARDVVKNLKNLKITSIRDFNWISQLRYYNKNSKTTVSMITTTLDYGNEYLGNTPRLVITPLTDRCYRTLMGALKLYLGGAPEGPAGTGKTETTKDLAKAIAKQCVVFNCSEGLDFKAMGKFFMGLAQSGAWACFDEFNRIELEVLSVIAQQVSIIQMAVKAKKERFMFEGTEITLNPTCAVFITMNPGYAGRQELPDNLKVLFRTVAMMVPDYAMIGEISLYSMGFSDARSLAEKIVDTYKLCSEQLSSQSHYDYGMRAVKSVLTSIENLKIKYSDSNEDQIVLRAIYDVNMPKFSSEDIPLFIGIYGDLFPGVDLLVPEREELINKININLEKRNLQSTPWFIDKIIQVYEMVLVRHGLMIVGEPFSGKTCAYQVLAESLGDLQLDRKALMKEFKTNFKIINPKAITLGQLYGSFDLVSHEWHDGVLAIVFREFANSVTKDRKWIVFDGPVDAVWIENMNTVLDDNKKLCLMSGEIIQMNNKMNMIFEPANLEQASPATVSRCGMIYVEPKQLGWRAFWLSYKQTLCSKILPDQQVMMDDLIEWLVPAVFDFIQTHCSLFLATSENHMFNSFTRLIECMIKEETGVGFATITLGCIMIFCLIWSLGSLIKGDCRNKFDTFLRKLLLGNIDQYKKPATFRLTKTHLFPDMGSVYDYVYDKKNNGSWVLWSEKLEFKMISPDARVNDLIIETDETAKQDFFLRLLLKNEIPLLFVGPTGTGKSAIVLDYLIHLPKEYFIANVLNFSARTAANTVQDIIISKLEKRRRGVYGPSTGKRCMLFVDDLSMPLPEKYGAQPPIELLRQWIDHGNWYDLQTKSRIDIMDMLFIGVLQPAGGGSNQVTTRFTRHMNAIGIDSFSQETMSKIFSQIMRWHFNKGFSETIALQGINIVEAILFVYKEAVSTFLPTPSKSHYTFNLRDFTRVIKGILLLPASRCKTLEKMFRLWVHETWRVFGDRLIQDEDRNKLFEIMKTASYDCLRQPMDVYLSDLMPAEESFLNSDHLRNLFYGNYMDPDSDKKIYDEVGSEKKLIQQMEYYLNEYNTMSKTPLSMVMFKFAIEHVSRVSRVLQQDNGHVLLVGIGGSGRQSATKLATFIADYKIFQIEIGRNYGKNEWNEDMKKVLRYAGCEGNPITFFLSDNQIVDESFVEDINMLLNTGDIPNLYQSDERVDILDKISNIAQSLEKNIETTPLALYNFFIERVKENLHLTLAMSPIGDVFRNRLRMFPSLINCCTIDWFTVWPEDALEKVAEYYLKDMSIHSDVASSCVIICKEFHTTAGDASSSFYSALKRYNYVTPTSYLELIKTFQNLHKKKVDQITTLRNRYETGLDKLDFAADQVSVMQDQLTALKPKLVETSLATNALLVKIEQDTIKVEAKKELVGADEALANEAAAASQAIKDECENDLAEAIPALEAAVSALNTLKPADITLVKSMKNPPYGVKLVLEAVCVMKGIKSERKPDPKGSGKMIEDFWGPSQKLISDTKFLESLKTYDKDNIDPAIMKHIREKYISDPDFNPVKIKTVSNACEGLCKWIRALDVYDKVKKVVGPKQEKLQQAEMDYNAQIEKLNEKRAELAGVLGKLQTLQDELTKKTNEKTDLEDNIELCAQKLTRAEQLINGLSGEKSRWSQTALDLQSTLDNAIGDVLLSAGVVAYLGAFTVDFRNVLISEWNQMCLKMNIPCSKHFSLIHTLGEPVLIREWNIFGLPADNFSIENGIIVFSSTRWPLMIDPQGQANKWIKNLENTNNLSVIKLTNSNYMTSIQLAIEHGLPVLLENVQEDIDATLDQVLLRNIYKQGGIEYLRFGDNLLEYNHSFRFYITTRLRNPHYLPDISVKVTLLNFMITPQGLQDQLLGIVVAKERPQLEEKKNELIVESANNKKLLKEIEDKILYILSSSEGNILEDESAIKVLSSSKSLSAEIQLKEEITIVTEKEIDAARNVYIPVSKHSSVLFFCITDLNNIDPMYQYSLSWFINLYYQSIAQSEKSNDVDERIIILNDYFTYNIYRNVCRSLFEKDKLIFSFILTVGIFRSKGLIDNELFTLFLTEGVGLTNEHPNPASKWLSDKSWDEAVRASQSPKLNQLYKSITESNDEWSVWYDSNNPQDLPIPKPFENIDGLERLVIIKCIRFDKVVPAIQQYVVSTMGQKYVEPPSFDLADSFKDSNCCSPLIFILSAGTDPMSSLIKFSEQKKINPSDLITISLGQGQGPIAANMIKLGIATGKWVVLQNCHLAVSWMKELDRICNDDIILSRTHQSFRLWLTSYPSDNFPVSILQNGIKMINEAPKGLGANLFRSYTTNPINDPDFYLSCKNRSGLKKLLFSLCFFHGIIQERRKFGSLGWNIPYEFNDSDLQISVMQLNMFLNDYDEIPFEALLYLIGECNYGGRVTDDKDRRLLTSLLLIFFNSNVINNNSYTFSESGLYYTPKDPTINGCLDYIKSLPMNPQPEVFGLHENADITKNNYETHLLLNGTILTQSQIAAGGSDKDTDAKTVELASNIAKNIPELFDIIEASKKYPTKYEQSMNTVIRQELIRFNRLLSVIKKSLVDVQKAIKGIVVMSSDLEELNMSLVIGRVPANWMNYSYPSLKPLGGYVADLLQRLKFLQDWLDNGMPEVFWLSGFYFTQSFLSGVLQNFSRKNQIPIDKLGFEFEVTIYEPEMELIDMPEEGVYCRGLFLEGARWDRELQILNESYPKVLFDIVPIICFKPGIKSEFEKKMYYDAPTYKTSARRGVLSTTGHSTNFVMFINFLIDRPKNHWINRGTACLCQLDN from the exons ATGGTTGCAACTAGTGAACAATTTGATCATTTGTGGCATATTGCTTATGatttccaaaattattatgaaacatggtttaatg ggcCATTCCATGATCTAAATGCTAGAGAAATAAAAGATATCGTAGATAACATGTGGaaaaacctatataaattagCTAGAACTCTTCAAGACTATCCAGGATCAAAAAGAGTTGCAGAAATCGTACGTGGTCAAGTAGACgactttaaaaagtatttacctGTATTGGATACAATTTGTAATCCGGGTATACACGAAAGACATTGGGTAGAG ATTAGCAAAAGTGTTGGGGTAGACTTACATCCTGATGATTCATCAACTCTGTCTCAAATGGTCGACATtggtttattgaattattcagAAAAACTTGAAGAAATTGGTGTTATCGCATCTAGAGAATATTCTCTTGaacaaaatcttaaaaaaatgaaagaagAATGGTTAACTATCGAGTTTGAATGTAGCCCATACCGAGAAAGTGGTATTAGCATATTAACAGCGTTAGATGATATTCAAGTTATGCTGGATGATCATATACTGAAAGCTCAAACAATGCATGGATCGGTTTATATAAAACCTTTTGAAGAAGAAATGGATACatgggaaaaaaaattaattttgatgcaAGAAATTCTAGAGCTATGGATTTct GTGCAAGGGATTTGGATGTATTTAGGTCCAATATTTAGTTCAGAAGACATAAATCGTCAGATGCCCGAAGAAGCTAGAAACTTTAGAACTGTAGATGCTATTTGGCGTCATATTATGATTAGCACTGTTAAAAATCCTAAAGTTCTAGAAGCTACAAATTACCCAAATATGTTACAATTGCTTAAAAACTGCAGTTTTATGTTTGAGCAGATACAGAAAGGCTTGAACGAATATTTAGAGAAAAAGCGTCTTTTCTTTCCACG atttttctttttatctaACGATGAACTTCTTGAAATTTTATCTGAAACCAAAAACCCATTACGAGTACAACCAcatcttaaaaaatgttttgagggCATTGCGAAACTAAATTTTACAGAACGCGTAGAAATTGTAGGAATGATATCAGCTGATGGCGAAGTAGTGGCGTTTAGTGGAATAATTTATCCCGCTGAAGCTAAG gGTTTGGTAGAAAAATGGTTAATTCAGGTTGAAACTTTAATGATGcagtcaataaataaaattattaataatgctgtaaaaaaatatgctaataCTGCTCGGGACAAATGGGTACTTCAGTGGCCAGGTATGGTAGTTTTATGCGCTGCAACAATAAATTGGACTGCCGAAGTAGAAACCGCTGTTGAAAAGAAATCACTTCCT GCctatttacaaaaaagtaatgaaCAAATAGACAAATTAGTAAGTTTAGTGCGTGGCACATTAAGCAAAGGTGAAAGGGCAACGGTATGTGCTTTGATAGTTATTGATGTTCATG ctcgCGATGTTGTTAAAAATCTTAAGAATCTTAAAATAACTAGTATTCGAGATTTTAATTGGATTAGTCAacttaggtactataataaaaattcaaaaactacaGTGTCAATGATAACTACTACTCTAGACTATGGAAATGAATATTTAGGCAATACACCAAGATTAGTAATTACTCCGTTGACTGATCGATGTtacag aacaCTTATGGgtgcattaaaattataccttgGCGGTGCTCCAGAGGGTCCAGCTGGAACTGGAAAAACAGAAACTACAAAAGATTTAGCTAAAGCAATAGCCAAGCAATGTGTCGTATTTAATTGTTCTGAAGGACTTGATTTTAAAGCTATGGGAAAATTCTTCATG GGATTAGCACAATCTGGAGCATGGGCATGTTTCGATGAATTCAATAGAATTGAACTTGAAGTGTTGTCGGTTATTGCTCAGCAAGTGTCTATTATTCAAATGGCAGTGAAAGCTAAAAAAGAAAGATTCATGTTTGAAGGTACAGAGATAACATTAAATCCCACTTGTGCAGTTTTTATAACTATGAATCCGGg ATACGCTGGACGACAAGAGCTACCCGACAACTTGAAAGTATTATTCCGTACAGTTGCTATGATGGTACCAGATTATGCTATGATTGGAGAAATATCATTGTATTCTATGGGTTTTAGTGATGCTAGaag TTTGGCTGAAAAAATTGTAGACACATATAAGTTATGTTCAGAACAATTATCGTCGCAATCGCATTACGATTACGGGATGAGAGCAGTAAAATCTGTGTTGACATCtatcgaaaatttaaaaattaaatattctgatAGCAATGAAGATCAAATTGTATTAAGAGCTATATACGATGTCAATATGCCGAAATTTTCATCGGAG gatATTCCACtttttattggtatatatGGAGATTTGTTCCCCGGTGTCGATCTCTTAGTGCCCGAAAGAGAAGAgctcattaataaaataaatattaacttagaAAAAAGGAATTTACAAAGTACTCCGTGGTtcatcgataaaataatacaagtgTACGAAATGGTGTTGGTTAGACATGGGCTTATGATTGTTGGAGAACCATTTTCAGGAAAAACTTGTGCCtatcaa gTCTTGGCAGAATCATTGGGTGATTTACAATTAGATCGTAAAGCATTAATGaaagaatttaaaaccaattttaaaattatcaacccTAAAGCAATTACTCTTGGTCAATTATATGGATCATTTGATTTAGTTTCACACGAATGGCACGATG gaGTCTTAGCAATCGTATTTCGAGAATTTGCAAATAGTGTAACAAAGGATCGTAAATGGATTGTATTTGATGGACCCGTTGATGCAGTATGGAtagaaaatatgaatacaGTGTTGGACGATAACAAAAAACTTTGCTTAATGTCTGGAGAAATTATTcag atgaataataaaatgaacatgATATTTGAACCTGCAAATTTAGAACAAGCTTCGCCTGCAACAGTATCTCGCTGTGGTATGATTTATGTGGAACCAAAGCAGCTTGGGTGGAGAGCTTTTTGGCTTTCGTATAAGCAAACACTTTGTTCTAAAATCTTACCAGACCAACAAGTTATGATGGATGACTTAATCGAGTGGTTGGTACCTGccgtatttgattttatacaaacacATTGTAGTCTATTTTTAGCTACTTCTGAAAATCATATGTTTAAC TCTTTTACAAGGTTAATAGAATGTATGATTAAAGAAGAAACTGGAGTTGGATTTGCAACCATAACGTTGGgatgtataatgattttttgtttaatctgGAGTCTTGGTTCCTTAATAAAGGGCGATTGtcgaaataaatttgacacatttttacgaaaattaCTCCTTGGAAATATCGACCAATATAAAAAGCCAGCTACTTTCAGGTTGACAAAAACTCACCTTTTTCCAGATATGGGTTCAGTTTACGACTACGTAtatgataagaaaaataatggatCTTGGGTCCTATGGtctgaaaaattagaatttaaaatgatctCACCAGACGCTAGa GTAAATGACTTAATCATTGAAACGGATGAAACTGCAAAACAGGATTTTTTTCtgcgattattattaaaaaatgaaattcctttattatttgttggtcCCACTGGTACTGGAAAATCAGCTATTGTACTAGACTACTTAATACATTTgccaaaagaatattttatagctaaTGTTTTAAACTTCTCAGCACGGACTGCAGCTAACACTGTACAAGACATTATCATTTCTAAATTggaaaa gCGAAGAAGAGGAGTTTATGGACCGTCTACTGGTAAAAGATGTATGTTATTTGTAGATGATTTAAGCATGCCGTTACCAGAAAAATATGGCGCTCAACCACCAATAGAATTGTTAAGGCAGTGGATTGATCATGGTAATTGGTATGATCTTCAAACTAAGTCAAGAATAGATATAATGGATATg ttatttattggtGTACTTCAACCTGCTGGTGGTGGTTCAAATCAAGTTACTACTCGTTTCACTAGACACATGAATGCTATTGGTATTGATTCATTCAGTCAAGAAACtatgtctaaaatattttctcaaatTATGAGATGGCATTTTAACAAAGGATTTTCTGAGACTATCGCATTACAaggaatt aatattgtaGAAGCTATACTGTTTGTGTACAAAGAAGCAGTCTCAACATTTTTACCAACTCCTTCTAAATCTCACTATACTTTTAATCTCCGAGACTTTACGAGAGTTATAAAagggatattattattaccagcATCACGATGTAAAActcttgaaaaaatgtttcgaTTGTGGGTTCATGAGACATGGCGTGTGTTTGGTGATAGATTAATCCAGGATGAAgatcgtaataaattatttgaaatcatGAAAACAGCATCTTATGATTGTTTGAGACAACCAATGGACGTTTATCTTAGTGATTTAATGCCAGCTGAAGAGagctttttaaattctgatcaCTTACGTAACCTTTTTTATGGAAACTACATGGATCCAGATAGTGATAAGAAAATTTATGATGAAGTTGGtagtgaaaaaaaactaatccaACAAATGGAATACTATttgaatgaatataatacaatgtctAAAACTCCGTTATCAATGGTTATGTTTAAGTTTGCTATTGAGCACGTATCACGTGTGAGTAGAGTCTTACAACAAGACAATGGCCATGTGTTATTAGTTGGAATAGGGGGCAGTGGAAGACAATCGGCTACAAAGTTGGCTACATTTATAGcggattataaaatatttcaa ATTGAAATAGGTAGAAATTATGGCAAAAATGAATGGAATGAAgatatgaaaaaagtattaagaTATGCAGGATGCGAAGGAAAtcctattacattttttttatctgacaATCAAATTGTAGATGAAAGCTTTGTAgaagatataaatatgttacttAATACTGGAGATATACCAAATCTTTATCAATCGGATGAACGAgttgatattttagataaaatatccaatattGCTCAAAGTCTT gagAAAAACATTGAAACAACACCTCTTGCTTTATACAATTTCTTTATAGAAAGAGTCAAAGAAAATCTTCATCTTACTTTAGCCATGTCGCCGATTGGCGATGTATTTAGAAATCGCTTGAGAATGTTTCCTTCACTCATTAACTGTTGTACAATTGACTG gtttacAGTTTGGCCTGAGGATGCTCTTGAAAAAGTtgcagaatattatttaaaagatatgTCTATTCACAGTGATGTTGCATCATCTtgtgttataatttgtaaagaaTTTCATACGACAGCTGGAGATGCTTCCTCTAG cttTTATTCAGCGTTAAAGAGGTATAATTACGTTACACCGACATCCTATTTAGAATTAATCAAAACGtttcaaaatttacataaGAAGAAGGTAGATCAAATAACAACTTTACGAAATAGATATGAAACCGGTTTAGACAAATTAGACTTTGCTGCTGACCAAGTATCTGTTATGCAAGATCAACTAACAGCTTTAAAACCAAAACTTGTAGAAACATCATTGGCTACTAACGCTCTTTTGGTTAAAATTGAACAAGATACAATTAAAGTCGAAGCTAAAAaagaa TTAGTGGGTGCCGATGAAGCTCTTGCTAATGAGGCTGCAGCAGCATCGCAGGCTATTAAAGATGAGTGTGAAAATGATTTAGCTGAAGCAATACCAGCTCTCGAAGCTGCAGTTTCAGCTTTAAATACTCTTAAGCCCGCTGATATAACTTTAGTGAAATCTATGAAAAATCCACCATATGGTGTCAAGTTAGTTCTAGAAGCAGTATGTGTTATGAAAGGAATAAAATCTGAACGTAAACCTGATCCGAAGGGCTCTGGAAAGATGATTGAGGATTTTTGGGGACCTTCTCAGAAACTTATTTCGGAtactaaatttttagaaagtttaaaaacatatgataaagataatatagatCCTGCAATTATGAAGCATATAAgagaaaa ataTATTAGTGATCCAGACTTTAAcccagttaaaattaaaacagtttCTAATGCATGTGAAGGCCTCTGTAAATGGATCCGAGCTTTAGATGTATatgataaagtaaaaaaagttGTTGGACCTAAACAAGAAAAACTTCAACAAGCAGAAATGGATTATAACGCTCAAATAGAAAAACTTAACGAGAAAAGAGCTGAACTTGCTGGAGTATTGGGCAAGCTTCAAACATTACAAGATGAACTTACGAAAAAAACCAACGAGAAAACAGATTTAGAAGACAATATTGAATTGTGTGCTCAAAAACTGACTCGAGctgaacaattaattaatggtCTTAGCGGAGAAAAATCTAGATGGAGCCAAACTGCTTTAGACTTGCAATCGACCCTAGATAATGCAATTGGTGATGTATTGTTATCTGCCGGAGTTGTCGCTTACCTTGGAGCATTTACTGTTGACTTTAGAaat GTACTTATTAGTGAATGGAAtcaaatgtgtttaaaaatgaatattccatgttcaaaacatttttcattaatacatacattaggAGAACCAGTATTAATAAGGGAATGGAATATATTTGGACTTCCAgctgataatttttcaattgaaaatgGGATTATAGTATTTAGTAGTACGAGGTGGCCTCTAATGATTGATCCCCAAGGCCAAGCAAATAAATGGataaaaaatttggaaaatacaaacaatctTTCTGTAATTAAACtgacaaattcaaattatatgacTTCCATACAATTAGCCATTGAACATGGTTTACCGGTTCTCTTAGAAAATGTACAAGAAGACATAGATGCTACGCTTG ACCAAGTACTGCTGAGGAATATTTATAAGCAAGGTGGAATTGAATACTTAAGATTTGGCGATAATTTGTTGGAATATAATCACTCGTTTAGGTTTTACATTACAACACGACTTCGAAATCCTCATTATTTACCTGACATTTCTGTTAaa GTAACACTATTAAACTTTATGATCACGCCACAAGGACTTCAAGATCAATTGTTAGGGATTGTTGTTGCAAAAGAACGACCTCAGTtggaagaaaagaaaaatgaattaatagttGAAAgtgctaataataaaaaacttctTAAGGAAATCgaagacaaaatattatacattctcTCATCTTCAGAGGGAAATATTTTGGAGGATGAATCAGCAATAAAAGTGTTATCTTcatcaaaa TCACTATCAGCTGAAATTCAATTGAAAGAAGAAATTACTATTGTAACGGAAAAGGAAATTGATGCGGCTCGTAATGTTTATATTCCTGTATCTAAACACTCTTCAGTTCTATTTTTCTGTATCACTGATCTAAATAATATCGATCCAATGTACCAATATTCATTATCATGGTTTATAAACTTGTATTATCAA tcGATTGCACAAAGTGAAAAATCGAATGACGTTGATGAAAGAATAATCATTTTGAATGATTATTTCACTTATAACATTTACCGAAATGTTTGTAGATCTCTATTTGAAAAagacaaattgattttttcatttattttaacagttgGAATTTTTCGTTCCAAG GGTTTAAttgataatgaattatttacattatttcttACCGAAGGAGTTGGTTTAACTAATGAACACCCAAATCCGGCTTCTAAGTGGTTAAGTGATAAATCGTGGGACGAAGCTGTTCGAGCATCTCAATCACCAAA attaaatcaattatataaatcaattaccGAATCAAATGATGAGTGGAGCGTATGGTATGATTCAAATAATCCACAAGACTTACCTATTCCAAAACCATTTGAAAATATCGATGGTCTTGAAAGACTCGTAATTATTAAGTGTATTCGCTTCGATAAAGTAGTTCCAGCCATTCAa caaTATGTTGTAAGTACTATGGGTCAGAAATACGTTGAACCTCCATCGTTCGACTTGGCAGATTCATTCAAAGATTCGAACTGTTGTAGTCcactgatttttatattatcagcaGGAACGGATCCAATGTCgagtttgataaaattttctgagcagaaaaaaattaacccaTCTGATTTAATAACCATATCACTTGGTCAAGGACAA GGTCCAATAGCTGCTAACATGATAAAATTAGGCATAGCAACTGGTAAATGGGTTGTGTTACAAAACTGTCATTTAGCTGTTAGCTGGATGAAAGAACTTGATCGCATTTGCAATGACGATATTATACTTAGTCGAACACATCAATCTTTCCGTCTGTGGCTTACAAGTTATCCATCTGATAATTTCCCTGTTTCTATACTGCAAAATG gaataaaaatgataaacgaAGCTCCGAAGGGTCTTGGTGCAAATTTATTCCGCTCATATACAACTAACCCTATTAATGATCCAGATTTCTACCTAAGTTGTAAGAATCGTTCAGGtttgaaaaagttattattttcgcTATGTTTTTTCCATGGAATTATTCAAGAACGTCGAAAGTTTGGATCACTCGGTTGGAACATACCATATGAATTTAACGACTCGGATTTACAAATCAGCGTTATGCAgttgaat atGTTTTTAAACGATTATGATGAAATTCCATTCGAAgcattactttatttaattggcGAATGTAATTATGGAGGTCGAGTGACTGACGACAAAGACAGACGTTTATTAACATCTCTATTGTTAATCTTTTTTAACTCAAatgttattaacaataattc ATATACATTTTCTGAGAGTGGGCTGTATTATACACCCAAAGACCCCACCATAAATGGATGTTTGGATTACATTAAATCATTACCCATGAATCCACAACCGGAAGTATTCGGACTACATGAAAATGCAGatattaccaaaaataattatgaaactcatttg ttattGAATGGTACCATTTTAACTCAATCTCAAATCGCAGCGGGAGGTAGTGACAAAGATACAGATGCAAAAACAGTAGAGCTAGCTAGTAATATTGCGAAAAATATCCCGGAATTATTTGACATAATTGAAGCGTCAAAAAAATACCCAACAAAGTATGAACAGTCCATGAATACCGTAATACGACAG GAATTGATTCGCTTCAACAGATTATTgtcagttataaaaaaatcattagtgGACGTACAAAAAGCTATTAAAGGTATTGTTGTCATGTCATCTGATTTAGAAGAGTTAAATATGAGTCTTGTCATTGGCCGAGTACCGGCTAACTGGATGAATTATTCGTACCCGTCTTTGAAACCATTAGGTGGTTATGTTGCAGATTTATTACAGag GCTAAAATTTCTACAAGACTGGCTGGATAATGGCATGCCCGAAGTATTTTGGCTTTCTggcttttattttacacaatccTTCCTATCGGGCGTGCTTCAGAATTTTTCACGCAAAAACCAAATACCTATTGATAAGCTTGGATTTGAGTTTGAAGTAACTATATATGAACCAGAAATGGAATTGATAGATATGCCTGAAGAGGGAGTCTATTGTCga GGTTTATTTTTAGAAGGAGCTAGATGGGATCGagaattacaaatattgaatGAGTCGTATCCAAAAGTTCTTTTCGACATTGTTccaattatttgtttcaaaccGGGAATTAAA tccgaatttgagaaaaaaatgtattacgaCGCTCCTACCTATAAAACAAGTGCTCGACGAGGTGTGCTTTCTACCACAGGCCATTCGActaattttgttatgtttataaactttttaattgatCGGCCCAAAAATCATTGGATCAACCGAGGAACCGCTTGCCTGTGCCAGTTAGACAACTAA